One window from the genome of Artemia franciscana chromosome 12, ASM3288406v1, whole genome shotgun sequence encodes:
- the LOC136034149 gene encoding macrophage mannose receptor 1-like: protein MISMFFYLVVFLSSSLADLKHPEPKNGDYCADGWSLVCSSENDCSCFQYVDGYVRYEIAEQICNGFGGDLPSIHSEDKNKFIYVFPDDLRHGAWIGLRRINNTFIWVDGSSLDYTSWNNDAPTNGANSSDCVHYVGYEDEGYTVPFKWRDGPCTKLRPILCEMPISIPTTTVPPSTTIRPDPCPKNYTERCFQNSACYCYSVKSSMYWGDGVSVCRSEGADMVSIHSSEENNFIREIVPSQAWIGCLYNSVYWVDGTYVNYENWYSSSYNSYSFGYIDSTSGYSGSWRASSSTSDSLTVVCKVPTYSDV from the exons AtgatttcaatgtttttttacttagttgTTTTTCTCAGCTCATCCTTGGCAG acctGAAGCATCCAGAGCCAAAAAACGGGGACTATTGTGCAGATGGATGGAGCCTAGTTTGTAGTAGTGAAAATGACTGTAGCTGCTTTCAATACGTTGACGGCTACGTTCGCTACGAAATTGCTGAGCAGATTTGTAACGGTTTCGGAGGAGATCTTCCCTCAATCCATTCAGAAGACAAGAACAAGTTCATTTACGTATTTCCAGACGACCTACGACATGGGGCCTGGATAGGACTGAGAAGAATTAATAATACATTTATATGGGTGGATGGAAGCAGTTTGGACTATACCAGCTGGAACAATGATGCACCCACAAATGGTGCTAATTCCAGTGACTGCGTTCATTATGTTGGATACGAAGACGAGGGCTACACCGTACCCTTCAAATGGCGTGATGGTCCTTGTACTAAACTGCGACCAATATTATGTGAAATGCCAATTTCTATACCAACAACTACAGTTCCACCATCAACAACAATACGACCTGACCCATGTCCAAAGAACTACACGGAAAGGTGCTTCCAAAATAGTGCTTGCTATTGCTACTCAGTCAAATCGAGTATGTATTGGGGAGATGGTGTTTCAGTTTGTAGAAGTGAAGGTGCTGATATGGTTTCGATCCATTCTAGTGAAGAAAATAACTTTATCCGAGAAATTGTACCAAGCCAGGCTTGGATTGGCTGCTTGTATAATTCAGTTTATTGGGTAGATGGTACATATGTAAATTATGAAAACTGGTACAGCAGTTCCTATAATAGCTACTCCTTTGGCTACATTGACTCCACTAGTGGATACAGTGGATCTTGGAGGGCTAGTTCTTCTACTAGCGATAGTTTAACTGTTGTATGCAAGGTACCAACATACAGTGATGTGTAA